Proteins encoded in a region of the Bombina bombina isolate aBomBom1 chromosome 12, aBomBom1.pri, whole genome shotgun sequence genome:
- the LOC128643188 gene encoding ficolin-1-like, producing MKTSALPVICLIVTLSIADDTCPDVKIVGIGDSDRLSILRGCPGTPGSLGQKGEPGSPGVKGQIGLTGTPGKVGPPGEKGEAGATGIQGQKGEKGESARSDSIYVARNCKELQDQGTVLSDWYTIYPDGKQPLKVLCDLHTDGGGWIVFQRRWDGSVDFFRDWESYKWGFGSRLNEFWLGNDNLHKITSIGSWELRVDLQDFSNTKHFAKYASFQVLGEDEKYKLLLGDFRGGTAGDSMAIHNNMKFTTKDQDNDNLDTNCADLYKGGWWYYRCHHSNLNGLYMLGQHTAYAIGINWSTGNGWYNSYKYSEMKIRPVI from the exons ATGAAGACTTCAGCGCTACCAGTAATCTGCCTGATCGTCACACTCAGTATCGCTGATGATACCTGCCCAG ATGTGAAGATTGTGGGAATTGGCGATTCAGACAGATTGAGCATCCTCAGAGGATGCCCTGGAACCCCCGGGTCTCTTGGGCAGAAGGGAGAACCAGGATCCCCAGGAGTAAAGG GGCAAATCGGATTAACCGGTACTCCAGGGAAAGTTGGACCACCAGGAGAGAAAG GTGAAGCTGGTGCCACAGGAATTCAAGGTCAAAAAG GCGAGAAAGGTGAATCCGCCAGATCAGATTCAATCTATG TTGCAAGGAACTGTAAGGAGCTGCAGGATCAGGGCACAGTTCTAAGTGACTGGTACACAATCTACCCAGATGGAAAACAACCCTTAAAGGTGCTGTGTGATTTGCACACGGATGGAGGAGGCTGGATT GTTTTCCAGAGACGTTGGGACGGCTCAGTAGATTTCTTCCGTGACTGGGAATCCTACAAGTGGGGATTTGGCAGCCGTCTGAACGAGTTCTGGCTGGGGAACGATAATCTTCACAAGATAACGTCGATAG GATCCTGGGAACTGCGTGTTGATCTTCAGGATTTCAGCAACACAAAACATTTTGCCAAATACGCATCCTTTCAAGTTCTGGGAGAAGATGAGAAGTACAAACTGTTGCTTGGAGACTTCAGGGGTGGTACAGCAG GGGATTCCATGGCGATACACAACAACATGAAGTTTACCACCAAAGACCAGGACAACGATAATTTGGACACTAACTGTGCAGATTTGTACAAGGGGGGATGGTGGTATTATAGATGCCACCATTCAAATTTGAATGGACTCTATATGCTAGGTCAACATACCGCTTATGCCATTGGCATCAACTGGAGCACTGGTAACGGATggtacaattcctacaaatattctgaaatgaaGATTAGACCAGTGATCTAA